Proteins found in one Acidobacteriota bacterium genomic segment:
- the ettA gene encoding energy-dependent translational throttle protein EttA, with amino-acid sequence MSNAEDRKVIYSMVGVSKRYDQKKVLDSIYLSYFYGAKIGVLGTNGSGKSTLLRIIAGTETEFEGETVLSPGYSIGHLEQEPALDDDKTVREIVEEGVAELSALLKEYDSISARFAEPMSDDEMSALLARQGEVQERIEAMDGWDLDSRLELAMDALRCPPGDTKVSVLSGGERRRVALSRLLLKKPDILLLDEPTNHLDAESVAWLEHHLHDYEGTVIAVTHDRYFLDNVAGWILELDRGRGIPWEGNYSSWLEQKRERLANEEKSESQRQKALERELEWIRMSPKGRHAKSKARINSYEELLNQEIEKVAKELEIYIPPGPRLGDLVIEAHGVSKAFGDRVLFADLDFSLPPGGIVGVIGPNGAGKTTLFRLITGQETVDSGTFSVGETVRLGYVDQSRDTLDAGRSIWEEISGGHDTMKIGNRDVNSRTYVARFNFSGSDQQKKVGALSGGERNRVHLAKMLKQEANVLLLDEPTNDLDVHTLRALEEALEKFAGCAVVISHDRWFLDRIATHILAFEGDSRVVWFDGSYSEYEADRKERLGTDAAVPHRIRYRQLTRD; translated from the coding sequence ATGAGCAATGCTGAAGACAGAAAAGTGATCTACTCGATGGTCGGCGTTTCCAAGCGCTACGACCAGAAGAAGGTTCTCGACTCGATCTACCTCTCCTATTTCTACGGGGCGAAGATCGGCGTGCTGGGAACCAACGGCTCCGGAAAATCGACGCTCCTCCGGATCATCGCCGGAACCGAGACCGAGTTCGAGGGGGAGACCGTTCTCTCGCCCGGCTACTCGATCGGTCATCTCGAGCAGGAACCGGCACTCGACGACGACAAAACAGTCCGAGAGATCGTCGAGGAGGGTGTCGCCGAGCTGTCGGCGCTTCTAAAGGAGTACGACTCGATCTCGGCCAGGTTCGCCGAGCCGATGTCGGATGATGAAATGAGCGCGCTTCTCGCCCGGCAGGGAGAGGTGCAGGAGCGGATCGAAGCGATGGATGGCTGGGATCTCGATTCCCGCCTGGAGCTGGCTATGGACGCGCTCCGCTGCCCCCCCGGCGATACGAAAGTCTCCGTCCTGTCCGGGGGCGAACGCCGCCGCGTCGCGCTCTCGAGGCTTCTGCTCAAAAAGCCGGACATCCTCCTTCTCGACGAACCGACCAACCATCTGGACGCCGAGTCGGTCGCATGGCTGGAGCATCACCTCCACGATTACGAGGGGACCGTCATCGCCGTGACCCACGATCGATACTTCCTCGACAACGTCGCCGGCTGGATCCTCGAGCTCGATCGCGGCCGAGGAATCCCATGGGAAGGCAACTACTCCTCCTGGCTCGAACAGAAACGGGAGCGGCTCGCAAACGAGGAGAAATCGGAATCGCAGCGGCAGAAGGCGCTCGAGCGCGAGCTCGAATGGATCCGTATGTCGCCGAAGGGTCGCCACGCCAAATCGAAGGCGCGCATCAACTCCTACGAGGAGCTGCTCAATCAGGAGATCGAGAAAGTGGCGAAGGAGCTGGAGATCTACATCCCTCCCGGCCCCCGTCTCGGCGACCTCGTCATCGAAGCGCATGGAGTGAGCAAGGCTTTCGGGGACCGGGTTCTCTTCGCCGACCTCGACTTCTCTTTGCCTCCGGGGGGAATCGTCGGGGTGATCGGTCCGAACGGCGCGGGGAAGACCACGCTCTTCCGCCTCATCACCGGGCAGGAGACGGTCGACTCCGGGACGTTCTCGGTTGGCGAGACGGTTCGTCTCGGCTACGTCGACCAGTCACGCGACACACTCGATGCCGGCCGCTCGATCTGGGAAGAGATCAGCGGAGGCCACGACACGATGAAGATCGGCAATCGCGACGTCAACTCACGAACCTACGTCGCACGGTTCAACTTTTCCGGCTCCGATCAGCAGAAGAAGGTCGGGGCACTTTCGGGCGGAGAGCGCAACCGCGTTCACCTCGCGAAGATGCTGAAACAGGAGGCCAACGTCCTCCTGCTCGACGAGCCGACCAACGATCTCGACGTCCATACACTGCGCGCGCTCGAGGAAGCTCTCGAGAAGTTCGCGGGATGCGCGGTCGTCATCAGTCACGATCGG